DNA from Prunus persica cultivar Lovell chromosome G6, Prunus_persica_NCBIv2, whole genome shotgun sequence:
GGTTCTGGTCCAGCCCGTCGTAGTCGTACTGGAGATACTCCGCGGGTTTGCCCAACCCGAACGGGTCGAACCCGTAGTCGCCAACCAAGCTCCCGTCCAGCCATTCCGGGGCCTTGGCTCCCGGGTACCAAAGTGGGCGGTCAGTAGAGAAAGTGGACTTCGAGGCCTTCTTGGGTTTCTTGGTCCCGAATCCGAACCGGGCCTGGACCCGACCCGAGTTCGAGTACACGTCCGGAAATCGTGTTCCGATGAATGAGGATGTAGCGGCGGCGCCTGCGGTGGTGGCCATGGCTCTGGGCTAACGTGCACCGGGGATGGAGGGTTCGAGGTCGAGATTGCAATGTGTGTTTTAAGTGGTGTGGATGAATTTGATTGGATTTTTATTCGGGGAGGGAAGTGAAGTATTTTATCGGGCTCGAATGGATTATCCGCGGTGCAGGTTTGTGGACGTTGGATTGGGAAGAGGATCCATCAGATGGCTGTGAGGGTCTCGGCCTTATCTTTGCCTTATCCTGATGGTGGTGTTTGTGGGGCCTCGGAAATTGGATCATTGTGGCACTTCTTGTGGTTGAGGTTGCaaataccataaaaaaaaatctaattggGTTTTCTTGTGGTTGGCTTGGCACTTCCTCAGTTCATTTCTTATATTTCAAGCGAGTACAACTATAGTGGGGGTCCAAAATCTAAATCACGTATACGGTATACcagataataaaaaatgtcCCTTGCTTATTTAGGTGAGATGGGTTTTCCTAATAGACTGGCATGTTTACTATTAAAAGAATTATTTGAATTCCTTCATCTCTTCCATTTACTAACACATATgattgtaatttaatttatgaaaaaacatgAATTATTTGGTTGCACATTTTTTACTTTCCCGATTCATGACTTCCTCGActccaaattttcaaataaaacttGTCATAACTGCAACGAAGAACTTGGACTGTTTTGATGTTAACTGGGCTACTTGTTTGTAACAGCTAGTTCAGGCCCAAGAGTTGGGCTTTTGGTTATAACTAGGGCCGGGACTTAGCCCGGCATCTGATCCTAGAAGACTCGAGTCAACTCAAACTAACATGACATGGCTTGCTAAGCCCACACGTGTCGGCTAGCGAGTCATGCCACAAGATATATACCTTGTCGTCGCCTGTATGGGATAACTTGGCGGCAGCCATCGGTATACTATGCATCGCGGCACTGCCCCActcccaaaattaaaaacttccCGTTGATTTTGTCGtgttaaaatttcaaaagcaagagaaaaaattatttaaattcctGGTTCTAGAACCTTGGAAACCGGGTGTAGCCGGTAAAAGCAAATTCTGGCCGCTGACTCGTGCGGCGGTAAACTATTACAAATATACCGGCTGGTCCGGTCAATTTTATCAAGTTCCCAATTCTCTCTGGTTCTACTAaattttcctctgtttttctatttctctCGCAGCTTTGGTTTTCGCTATCTTTtgattctctttctctcatcggtttttggtatttttcgTGGTGGAATTGCCGGCCGATTCCGTCTCTTAAAGGTAACGCTCTTTTCTAgatctgtttttcttttttataacttCTGTTTGGCTGCTGAGAAAATTGAGGAAACTAAGAGAATGtataaaaatagtttttatttttatttttttctttcaatcatAAACTATTAGTGGTGGTGAAGTTTGGCTAATTAAGTTGCACATAGGAATAGTttgctttttcctttttgaatattctagtttattttttgtgtggtggtggtggtgggaaaGGGGTTTTTGGGGGTGTTTAAtaacaataaataatataattataattgtaattattaATAACTATTATGATTAAATTTCCTGCTATATGTGTGCGGGCGTTGACTTGTATGATTGGAATATTTGGTTCTTGCCCTGATTGCTTGAGCTAAGATTAGATGACATGTCCTGTGTAAGATTGGAAACATGATTTGAATTGCTAATCTTGTGCAGACACTGATCTTGTAACAATGAGGGCTGCCAAAGGTAAGGGGGCAGCGAAGATCTCCAAGGAAGCTCTAAAGCCTGTGGATGATGGGTTAGTTAGCTTTTTATGTTTCAATTGCATACAATTCTTgcatttatgttgtttttgtgGTGCAATGATTCTCTAAAGAGTTTGTCCTGCAAAAGTTCTCTCTTTTAAGGTGTTAGTTTCATGGCCATTGTTGTGGTCACTTGTTCTACTGATGCTACATACTCAATGGTGTAATACATGTCTGCATTTGTATGATAGTGATGTATTGTATATCTCTATTATTTTCAGAAGGGTTGGGAAGCGGAAGGCTGCTGCCGCAGATGACAAGACTAGCAAACGAAAGGCCAGGAAGGAGAAAAGGGCCAAGAAAGACCCCAACAAACCTAAGAGGCCGCCTAGTGCCTTTTTCGTGTTCCTGTTTGTATCTGCTTCTCAATACTTTACTTAGTGAGAACAACCAATTGTTGTATCGTGAAGATTTATCTGAATCATGATACTTTTATGTCACAGTGAGGAGTTCAGGAAGGAGTTCAAGAAAGAGAACCCTAATGTGAAGGGTGTAGCGGCTGTAAGTAATCGATGGCTTCTCCTTATGTAAATGGATGTAGGATCCTTGTCCTATATGATAAAAAGGATTTAACTTGTTAATTGTCTTCTGCATCTGAAGGTTGGAAAAGCTGGAGGAGACAAGTGGAAATCCCTGTCTGATGCAGTATGTATTCtatattaattgtttttttgtttgcattgTGGAACTGTTTTCCACTTGGGGAATGACTCATTTGATATGCCTTCGACAAGTTCATTCATTTGTGGATACTACTTCTGtatttttgctttctttttaaaaagacatACATGGTTTATGTTAGTCAAAATCGAGTTTTAATATCTACTTGATTCTTGTGAAGTTTGTACCCTGTATCGCTTACCTGTATTTCCCACCATTGTTGGAAAGGAAAAAGCTCCATATGAAGCCAAGGCTGCAAAAAGGAAGGCTGAGTATGAAAAGCAGATGAAAGCCTACAACAAAAAGCAGGTGGGTGTACTTATGCGTGTCTAGAGGCTAGCCTCGCCTTCTAATTTGAAGAAGTATTTGGTGTTGGCTtgatacatttttttattgctatTAATTTTTCACCTTTGTTTTATTCACAGGAGAGTGGGGCagatgatggtgatgaagaGTCGGAGAGGTCAAGATCTGAGGTAAATGATGAAGAGGACGAGGCTAGTGGGGAGGTAGTCCCTTTCTATGTTCACTCTAAATGGCATTGACTAGAACGTAATCAATAGATGCTTCTGTCTTTGTAGAAACCTGATGAAGTGTCAAAATAAGTAGGAagtattttgaaaaaatatatatatattaaagtaAAAGAAGAGTAAGAAGTTTCAAGAGCATATTCTAGACATGATTTTGTGGTCAGTCACCACAGTTCCAACCATGAGCTAAGCGTAATTTAGGAACTGAGTTGTGATGTAGAATGCAGTGATTGTGGTTTGTATTTGAATGTATCATGTGCTATTCCTAGTTCATTCTAACTTTTCTATCGCTAGTTATGATGCAAGCATGCATATCTTGTTTCTTCATAGGAGGGGCAGCCCCcggaagaggaggaagaagaggaagtggaggatgaggaagaagaggaggatgatgaagatgatgattgACACTTTGTACTCCTTTACATGGACACAGTGGTAAATGGCACTTGGAGGAATCTAGATTTTGAATGTAATATTAGCTCAGCAGGTTGTATGTTATGACccgcaaaaaaagaaagctcAGGTTAGCATGTGGTGTTTGTTTTGAAACAGGAAACAATTGTTTTGTACTGCTGTGCCTATTGATGTAATTACCTGTGTAATCAGCCAGAGCTTTCCTCTATTAGCTAATCGTACGTAATCTTCAGTTTGTGGATTAGCGCATTTAACTAGCTGCTATTGCTAATTTGACCCCGTCCCATTTGAGAATCGTTGACAAAATGGTCATGTTACAGAATGCTGAAGTGATACTTGCCTCCAGATTTTGTGTAAGGAATCAGATTTCATCGCATTTCAGTTTTAAGGCAAATGCAACGCATaaaaagcataaaataactCGGTAATTGGTATTTTCTGGCTTCTATTTTTCAGTTTACCTGTTTCTGCTTGGTTTCATCAACTAATTTATCAATACACACGCCCAGGCCTAGGCAGTGGTTTTGGAAAGTAACAGCACACATTCGAACCAATCCAAATGAGAGGCCAAGCCAAACGCACGGATCAACTCATCTTGTTATACGGCGTTATTGATACcgtatgaaaaaagaaaaagaaggaaacctCAGGTAGCATGTGGTGTTTGTTCTGCAACAGGAAATCT
Protein-coding regions in this window:
- the LOC18774105 gene encoding high mobility group B protein 1 isoform X1; protein product: MRAAKGKGAAKISKEALKPVDDGRVGKRKAAAADDKTSKRKARKEKRAKKDPNKPKRPPSAFFVFLEEFRKEFKKENPNVKGVAAVGKAGGDKWKSLSDAEKAPYEAKAAKRKAEYEKQMKAYNKKQESGADDGDEESERSRSEVNDEEDEASGEEGQPPEEEEEEEVEDEEEEEDDEDDD
- the LOC18774105 gene encoding high mobility group B protein 1 isoform X2; amino-acid sequence: MRAAKGKGAAKISKEALKPVDDGVGKRKAAAADDKTSKRKARKEKRAKKDPNKPKRPPSAFFVFLEEFRKEFKKENPNVKGVAAVGKAGGDKWKSLSDAEKAPYEAKAAKRKAEYEKQMKAYNKKQESGADDGDEESERSRSEVNDEEDEASGEEGQPPEEEEEEEVEDEEEEEDDEDDD
- the LOC18774105 gene encoding high mobility group B protein 1 isoform X3; the encoded protein is MRAAKGKGAAKISKEALKPVDDGRVGKRKAAAADDKTSKRKARKEKRAKKDPNKPKRPPSAFFVFLEEFRKEFKKENPNVKGVAAVGKAGGDKWKSLSDAEKAPYEAKAAKRKAEYEKQMKAYNKKQESGADDGDEESERSRSEEGQPPEEEEEEEVEDEEEEEDDEDDD